The Microvirgula aerodenitrificans DSM 15089 genome has a segment encoding these proteins:
- a CDS encoding TIGR04028 family ABC transporter substrate-binding protein, with the protein MNVFFSKRTGVVSAIAAVAMAGLVGACSKPVEAPAAEGAAPASGGTLVYLEQQPHTSLYPPAGGFYPNGGILNQITDKLTWQNPATLEIEPWIAESWTVNDQVTEYTFKLRPGVTFSDGSPLDAAAVAKNFDTYGLGNKALKQPVSEAINNYERSEVLDPLTVRFHFRKPSPGFLQATSVIGSGLVSPATLARPFEELGDATRIIGSGPFVVSSETLGKELTLTARKDYRWGPVRLAHQGRARLDAIKVVVTPEDSVRIGALLAGQAGFIRQIQAYDEKRVQAQRFPVYGAATRGVNNSINFRPDNPLVADLRVRQALLHATNAREIVQTLYSANYPQATSVIAAGAAGHVDLSASLGFDDGKAKRLLDEAGWLTGADGLRHKEGKTLALTAYESLPQPQNKEMLQLVAQQWRKVGVRLDIVAGDAGSKTLDNLDPEKAPVYPTMVGRADPDVIKSQYYPGNRNALLQKGGVSDKVRTFEDARLNRLLDDIAAETDRKQRLALVGEVQRYLIDQAYVIPIFEEPQVYAGAPWVRDTTFEAVGRPSFYTTWLAPH; encoded by the coding sequence ATGAACGTGTTTTTCAGCAAGCGTACCGGGGTCGTGAGCGCCATTGCCGCCGTGGCCATGGCCGGTCTGGTGGGGGCGTGCTCGAAGCCGGTGGAGGCGCCAGCTGCCGAGGGGGCGGCGCCGGCCAGTGGTGGCACGCTGGTCTATCTGGAGCAGCAGCCGCATACCAGTCTGTATCCGCCAGCGGGGGGCTTCTACCCGAACGGCGGCATCCTGAACCAGATCACCGACAAGCTGACCTGGCAGAATCCGGCCACGCTGGAGATCGAGCCGTGGATTGCCGAGTCGTGGACGGTCAACGACCAGGTGACCGAGTACACGTTCAAGCTGCGCCCGGGCGTGACCTTCTCCGACGGTTCGCCGCTGGATGCGGCCGCGGTGGCGAAGAACTTCGATACCTACGGGCTCGGCAACAAGGCGCTGAAGCAGCCGGTATCCGAGGCGATCAACAACTACGAGCGCAGCGAGGTGCTCGACCCGCTGACGGTCAGGTTCCACTTCCGCAAGCCGTCGCCGGGATTCCTGCAGGCGACATCGGTCATCGGCTCCGGTCTGGTATCGCCGGCGACACTGGCGCGGCCGTTCGAGGAGCTGGGTGACGCGACGCGGATCATCGGTTCCGGTCCGTTCGTGGTCAGCAGCGAGACGCTGGGCAAGGAGCTGACGCTGACTGCGCGCAAGGACTACCGCTGGGGGCCGGTCAGACTGGCGCATCAGGGCCGGGCGCGGCTTGATGCGATCAAGGTGGTGGTCACGCCGGAGGACAGCGTGCGCATCGGCGCGCTGCTGGCCGGTCAGGCCGGCTTTATCCGCCAGATCCAGGCCTATGACGAGAAGCGGGTGCAGGCGCAGCGGTTCCCGGTGTATGGCGCGGCGACGCGCGGCGTCAACAACAGCATCAACTTCCGTCCCGACAATCCGCTGGTGGCCGACCTGCGCGTGCGCCAGGCGCTGCTGCACGCGACCAATGCCAGGGAAATCGTCCAGACCCTGTACTCGGCCAATTATCCACAGGCGACCTCGGTCATCGCGGCCGGTGCGGCCGGTCATGTCGACCTGTCGGCCAGCCTCGGCTTCGACGACGGCAAGGCAAAACGGCTGCTGGACGAGGCCGGCTGGCTGACCGGTGCCGACGGGCTGCGCCACAAGGAGGGCAAAACACTGGCGCTGACCGCCTACGAGTCGCTGCCACAGCCGCAGAACAAGGAAATGCTGCAACTGGTGGCGCAACAGTGGCGCAAGGTCGGGGTCCGGCTCGACATCGTGGCCGGCGATGCCGGCAGCAAGACCCTGGACAACCTTGATCCGGAAAAGGCGCCGGTCTATCCGACCATGGTCGGCCGTGCCGATCCCGACGTGATCAAGAGCCAGTACTACCCGGGCAACCGCAATGCGCTGCTGCAGAAGGGTGGCGTCAGCGACAAGGTCCGGACCTTCGAAGATGCGCGGCTCAACCGCCTGCTGGACGATATCGCGGCGGAAACCGACCGCAAGCAGCGGCTGGCGCTGGTCGGCGAGGTGCAGCGCTACCTGATCGATCAGGCCTACGTGATCCCGATCTTCGAGGAGCCGCAGGTCTATGCCGGTGCGCCATGGGTCCGCGATACCACCTTCGAGGCGGTCGGCCGGCCGAGCTTCTACACCACCTGGCTTGCGCCACACTGA
- the mntA gene encoding type VII toxin-antitoxin system MntA family adenylyltransferase antitoxin: MPDSALPDSRLEAVCQRLRDALPGVMGIYAFGSRMQGTARPDSDLDLAVLVDGYADPLQLWELAGQLAGLSDWPVDLLDLRAASTVMQYQVLTTGRRLWAREPEAGLFECFVMSEKIALDEARAGLLHDIATEGRVYGR, translated from the coding sequence ATGCCCGATTCAGCCCTGCCAGATAGTCGCCTTGAAGCCGTGTGCCAACGACTTCGCGATGCCCTGCCTGGCGTAATGGGCATTTATGCCTTCGGCAGCCGGATGCAGGGCACGGCCAGGCCGGACAGCGACCTTGACCTCGCCGTGCTGGTCGACGGCTACGCCGATCCGCTGCAATTATGGGAGCTGGCCGGACAGCTGGCCGGACTGAGCGACTGGCCAGTCGACCTGCTGGACCTGAGAGCAGCCAGTACGGTCATGCAGTATCAGGTGCTGACGACCGGGCGACGCCTGTGGGCCCGGGAACCGGAGGCAGGACTGTTCGAGTGTTTTGTCATGAGCGAAAAAATCGCCCTGGATGAGGCAAGGGCCGGACTGCTGCACGATATCGCCACGGAAGGGCGCGTATATGGTCGATGA
- the hepT gene encoding type VII toxin-antitoxin system HepT family RNase toxin, producing the protein MVDDVLLNKVATIERCVGRAREEYAAAGAGFDTDYTRQDAAVLNIQRACEAALGAGHHLIRRERLRIPQSARDVFTLLAQAEWLETGLAGKLKRMVGFRNLAAHDYQSLLVPITINIITLHLDDFLQFTAALLAHATDNEKQKGPVTKTRPDA; encoded by the coding sequence ATGGTCGATGATGTACTGCTGAACAAGGTCGCCACGATCGAGCGCTGCGTCGGACGTGCCCGCGAGGAGTACGCCGCTGCCGGTGCGGGCTTCGACACCGATTACACGCGCCAGGATGCTGCCGTCCTCAATATCCAGCGCGCCTGCGAAGCAGCGCTCGGCGCCGGCCACCATCTGATCCGGCGCGAACGACTCCGCATCCCGCAGAGCGCCCGCGATGTGTTCACCTTGCTGGCGCAAGCGGAATGGCTGGAAACCGGACTGGCCGGGAAGCTGAAACGCATGGTGGGTTTCCGCAATCTTGCCGCTCATGACTACCAGAGCCTGCTGGTACCGATCACGATCAACATCATCACCCTGCATCTGGATGATTTTCTGCAGTTCACTGCCGCGCTGCTTGCCCATGCAACGGACAATGAAAAACAAAAAGGCCCGGTCACGAAGACCAGGCCTGATGCTTGA
- the dsbD gene encoding protein-disulfide reductase DsbD produces the protein MPSVLNPRTLIRIVLAFVLGLCSLSALAVNPDDLLPPERAFALTATRQGDTVTLDWRIADGYYLYKERIRVATEPVLELGTTLADGTLKQDAFFGRSEIYHGRSQATVTLPAGAPRPLVLVVSQQGCADAGVCYPPETRRLTLGADGVPAGGEQGDDLLSRFVSAAGLGSAPATPAAAPADTGGLAKLGWIALLGSFFVAGLGLAFTACLYPMLPIVSAIVAGQGEAAHGWRGFVLAMAYVQGLALTYTVVGVAAGLTGSLLTVWLQRPEVAIVAAVLLLVFALAMFEVINVQLPASLQARMASASNRMTGGRLLSVFAMGALSALIVGPCVAPPLAVALGYIGASGDAVRGGAALYAMALGLGAPLLLLGAAGGKLLPKAGGWMQAVKGVFGVLMLLLAIYLLSPWLPAPVALLGYGVVLVGAAVFAGAFDALPAGHHGGRRFLKLLGLLAAITGVIQLVGGLAGADDPLRPLLPLTARASAATVTVSHPAFTRVDSPADWERFLAANRGRPVMLDFYADWCVSCKEMERDTFSDPRVATALGKFALAQADVTANSPAHQQLLKNFGLYGPPGTIFFDIKGMERDRVIGYLPPSPFFDRVQALLR, from the coding sequence ATGCCCTCCGTACTGAATCCTAGAACCCTGATCCGCATCGTGCTGGCCTTCGTGCTGGGACTGTGTTCGCTGTCCGCGCTGGCGGTCAATCCCGACGACCTGCTGCCACCGGAACGTGCCTTTGCGCTGACGGCCACCCGGCAGGGTGACACGGTCACGCTCGACTGGCGCATTGCTGACGGCTACTACCTGTACAAGGAGCGCATCCGGGTTGCGACCGAGCCGGTGCTGGAACTGGGGACCACGCTGGCCGACGGCACCCTCAAGCAGGACGCGTTCTTCGGTCGCTCGGAAATCTACCATGGCCGCAGCCAGGCGACGGTGACGCTGCCGGCCGGCGCACCGCGTCCGCTGGTGCTGGTGGTGTCGCAGCAGGGCTGTGCCGATGCCGGCGTCTGCTATCCGCCGGAAACGCGGCGGCTGACGCTCGGCGCCGACGGCGTGCCGGCCGGCGGTGAGCAGGGCGATGACCTGCTGTCGCGCTTCGTGTCGGCGGCCGGTCTGGGCAGTGCGCCGGCCACACCGGCTGCCGCACCGGCAGACACGGGCGGGCTGGCAAAACTGGGCTGGATTGCGCTGCTCGGCAGCTTCTTTGTAGCTGGCCTCGGGCTGGCCTTTACCGCCTGTCTGTATCCGATGCTGCCGATCGTGTCGGCCATCGTCGCCGGCCAGGGTGAGGCGGCGCACGGCTGGCGCGGTTTTGTGCTGGCCATGGCCTATGTGCAGGGACTGGCACTGACCTATACCGTGGTCGGCGTCGCCGCCGGGCTGACCGGCAGTCTGCTGACGGTCTGGCTGCAGCGACCGGAGGTCGCCATCGTGGCCGCCGTGCTGCTGCTGGTGTTCGCGCTGGCGATGTTCGAGGTGATCAATGTGCAACTGCCGGCCAGCCTGCAGGCGAGAATGGCGTCGGCATCGAACCGGATGACCGGCGGACGCCTGCTGTCAGTGTTCGCGATGGGCGCGCTGTCGGCACTGATCGTCGGCCCGTGCGTGGCGCCGCCGCTGGCGGTGGCGCTCGGCTATATTGGCGCCAGCGGCGATGCCGTACGGGGGGGCGCCGCGCTGTATGCGATGGCGCTGGGGCTTGGCGCGCCGCTGCTGCTGCTCGGTGCAGCCGGCGGCAAGCTGCTGCCGAAAGCCGGCGGCTGGATGCAGGCGGTCAAGGGCGTGTTCGGCGTGCTGATGCTGCTGCTGGCGATCTATCTGCTGTCGCCGTGGCTGCCGGCTCCGGTGGCCCTGCTCGGCTACGGCGTGGTGCTGGTCGGTGCGGCGGTGTTTGCCGGCGCGTTCGACGCGCTGCCGGCGGGTCATCATGGCGGCCGCCGATTCCTGAAACTGCTGGGCCTGCTGGCGGCGATTACCGGCGTGATCCAGCTGGTCGGCGGCCTGGCCGGTGCCGACGATCCGTTGCGCCCGCTGCTGCCGCTGACTGCGCGCGCGTCTGCCGCGACCGTCACGGTTTCCCATCCGGCCTTTACCCGGGTGGACAGCCCGGCGGACTGGGAGCGCTTTCTGGCTGCCAACCGCGGCCGCCCGGTCATGCTCGATTTTTATGCCGACTGGTGCGTCAGTTGCAAGGAGATGGAACGGGACACGTTCAGCGATCCGCGCGTGGCCACCGCGCTCGGAAAGTTCGCGCTGGCGCAGGCCGACGTGACCGCCAATTCGCCGGCCCACCAGCAACTGCTGAAAAACTTCGGCCTGTACGGACCGCCGGGCACGATTTTCTTTGACATCAAGGGCATGGAGCGCGACCGGGTCATTGGCTACCTGCCGCCGTCGCCGTTTTTCGACCGGGTGCAGGCGCTGCTGCGCTAG
- the cutA gene encoding divalent-cation tolerance protein CutA, producing the protein MDESSRLSEVLVGLVNVPDIECARLVAKELVGSRLAACVNLLPAVESVYRWEGRVETASEVTLVIKTVRAAWPALERQVQALHPYAVPEILALPVTAGLPAYINWVASESISSTDA; encoded by the coding sequence ATGGATGAGAGCAGTCGGTTGAGCGAAGTGCTGGTCGGGCTGGTCAATGTGCCAGATATCGAGTGTGCGCGTCTTGTTGCCAAAGAACTGGTCGGCTCGCGGCTGGCCGCCTGCGTGAATCTGCTGCCCGCCGTCGAATCGGTGTATCGCTGGGAGGGCCGGGTGGAAACCGCCAGCGAAGTGACGCTGGTGATCAAGACCGTGCGGGCTGCCTGGCCGGCGCTTGAGCGACAGGTGCAGGCACTGCACCCGTACGCGGTACCGGAAATCCTGGCACTGCCGGTCACTGCCGGCCTGCCCGCCTATATAAACTGGGTCGCCAGTGAGTCCATTTCAAGCACTGACGCGTGA
- a CDS encoding FxsA family protein, whose amino-acid sequence MKYLFLLVLAFPLIELATLIALAGRFGGGPVFLALLAGAVIGVLILRNQQLGALLTLSSVMRNGQQTSLWQLLWPLRYVFAGLLFIFPGVISDVLALLLLLPFKGPKIMAGPIGGDFRADPFGRPPQRDDGTIDGEYTRVDEQPTQLTDRKP is encoded by the coding sequence ATGAAATACCTTTTTCTGCTTGTTCTGGCGTTCCCGCTCATCGAGCTCGCCACCCTGATCGCCCTGGCCGGCCGCTTTGGCGGGGGCCCGGTGTTTCTGGCCCTGCTCGCCGGTGCGGTCATCGGCGTGCTGATCCTGCGCAACCAGCAGCTCGGCGCCTTGCTGACGCTGTCGTCGGTCATGCGCAATGGTCAGCAGACATCGCTGTGGCAGTTGCTGTGGCCACTGCGCTATGTGTTCGCCGGCCTGCTGTTCATCTTTCCCGGCGTCATCAGCGACGTCCTGGCGCTGCTCCTGCTGCTGCCGTTCAAGGGGCCGAAAATCATGGCCGGCCCGATTGGCGGCGATTTCCGTGCCGACCCGTTCGGCCGGCCACCGCAGCGCGACGACGGCACCATCGATGGCGAATACACCCGTGTCGACGAACAGCCTACGCAATTGACCGATCGTAAACCTTAA
- a CDS encoding DUF167 domain-containing protein — MNWLTTGPDFARLTLHVQPGAKKTETAGLHGEALKIRLAAPPVDGKANACLLAFLAERCGVSRAAVRLRSGDSSRRKVVELAGHFEASDLARRLLP, encoded by the coding sequence ATGAACTGGTTGACCACAGGCCCCGATTTTGCGCGGCTGACACTGCATGTCCAGCCCGGCGCCAAAAAGACCGAGACCGCCGGCCTGCATGGCGAGGCGCTGAAAATTCGTCTGGCTGCCCCGCCGGTGGACGGCAAGGCCAATGCCTGCCTGCTGGCGTTTCTGGCCGAACGCTGCGGCGTGTCCCGCGCGGCAGTCCGGCTCAGGAGCGGCGACAGCAGCCGCCGGAAAGTGGTCGAGCTGGCCGGGCATTTCGAAGCGTCCGACCTGGCCCGACGATTGTTGCCTTAA
- a CDS encoding Dps family protein, translated as MDIGISKEDRGTIVSGLSRLLADNFTLYLKTHNFHWNVTGPQFRTLHLMFEEQYNELWIANDQIAERIRTLGFPAPASYGEFARLTSIKDTDGVPKATEMIELLVNGHETVCRTIRGQFAAVEAANDQPTLDLLTQRLEVHEKTAWMLRSLLD; from the coding sequence ATGGATATCGGTATCAGCAAGGAAGATCGCGGCACCATCGTCAGCGGACTCTCGCGCCTGCTGGCAGACAATTTCACCCTGTACCTGAAGACGCACAACTTTCACTGGAACGTGACCGGCCCGCAGTTCCGCACCCTGCACCTGATGTTCGAGGAACAGTACAACGAGCTGTGGATCGCCAACGACCAGATCGCCGAACGCATCCGCACGCTGGGCTTCCCGGCCCCGGCGTCCTACGGCGAGTTCGCCAGGCTGACGTCGATCAAGGACACCGACGGCGTGCCGAAGGCCACCGAAATGATCGAACTGCTGGTGAACGGCCATGAAACCGTGTGTCGTACCATCCGCGGCCAGTTCGCCGCGGTCGAGGCCGCCAATGACCAGCCGACGCTGGATCTGCTGACCCAGCGCCTGGAAGTGCACGAAAAGACCGCCTGGATGCTGCGCAGCCTGCTCGACTGA
- a CDS encoding bifunctional diguanylate cyclase/phosphodiesterase: MRAPSFLSVASTSTGITSLLFTTLGAAAASWISLQFPFSTGFIAFIWLPSGLSLVAILWGGWRMLPALAFGMTLPMLPETPLALWPALLLALLSAGHSGLIGTLFGRWRHRHWDRLDLGDLILALLTVGAITLTTALLSIAICVGSGLLPWGALTRAILPWWNADLLSLAVLPPLLIAWRGTPWPAGRRQQELALILAVTLASVLPVLNQPEPLAYHAFIYLHFITVIWMALRFGQREVALLCLLVQAGLLLGWGTQHQSFQQQMTDQLLLLTGAAMGQIVTVLVAALRARNQQLENLLASTEAQKRDQGAILSRALMLMPSGVAIIRASDGHIVDCNPRMCEMFGVERQAMLGRSSIELWLWDNPADRDTLVTTLDQPLAQEFWMRHSDGSRWRALVCASWLDLGGEAHYLAMISDIDRLVHAEATALHSERRIESALSAAGIGYVDLDFARNRASGNEAMARFFDYPVAGEHDISPIRTDWIDRIHPEDRQKIADAFCAMQAFRDIPRRSEFRIRDGDNWRWMVSTMEPIESTRDGRVLRWVGTYVDVSAQHQAVEQLQLAAHVLSHSSDAMVICDTRGNILQVNHAFERLTGMSRTQAIGASLARLSGPECHCETPPDNQAWEGERPFLTASGQLLACWQRQTPVTDALGETRHLFITLTDLTERRRAEARIRFLAEHDPLTGLINRAAFSERLEQALLQSQRDGSSNALMFIDLDNFKQVNDSLGHAAGDLLLREVAQRLRGVVRASDVIGRLGGDEFVVLLSRIPDPGDAAQVAEKILATLNEPFSLAGDEVQSPASIGVALSPQDGSDSDLLMRHADAAMYFVKTHGRHGWRFFAPTMQAEVIERREREQALRRAIETFDFELWYQTEHDIRTGSVIAIEALLRWRDEAGLLRPAADFIALADDIRLSTELTSWTLNAACGQARHWRDNGLIQCPVAVNLSPRQFADPALTEHIAKALSDNRLDAAWLEIEVPEASLVQDIVHTRRQFAALSALGVRVVVDHFGASAFDLLLLCQPPLVRLKFDRARLQHLLADGRAVPALAAFLCALGLPLTAKGVEHLDELPMLARLGLRHVQGIAVGEPLSASAMTARLTASNDAHAKMTAISPPAS; the protein is encoded by the coding sequence ATGCGAGCCCCTTCCTTCCTGTCTGTCGCCAGCACGTCAACCGGCATTACCTCACTGCTGTTCACCACCCTCGGCGCCGCCGCGGCGAGCTGGATTTCGTTGCAATTCCCGTTCAGCACGGGATTCATCGCTTTTATCTGGCTGCCCAGCGGCTTGTCCCTGGTCGCGATCCTGTGGGGTGGCTGGCGCATGCTGCCGGCGCTGGCTTTCGGCATGACGCTGCCGATGCTGCCGGAGACGCCGCTGGCGCTGTGGCCGGCACTGCTGCTGGCGCTGCTGTCAGCCGGACACAGCGGGCTGATCGGCACCCTGTTCGGGCGCTGGCGCCACCGGCACTGGGATCGCCTCGATCTCGGCGACCTGATCCTGGCCCTGCTGACGGTCGGCGCCATCACGCTGACCACTGCCCTGCTGTCAATTGCCATCTGCGTGGGCAGCGGCCTGCTGCCATGGGGCGCGCTGACCCGTGCCATCCTGCCGTGGTGGAATGCCGATCTGCTGTCACTGGCGGTGCTGCCTCCGCTGCTGATCGCCTGGCGCGGCACGCCATGGCCGGCCGGCCGGCGGCAGCAGGAACTTGCGCTGATCCTGGCCGTCACCCTGGCCAGCGTACTGCCGGTCCTGAACCAGCCGGAACCGCTGGCCTACCACGCATTCATCTACCTGCACTTCATCACCGTGATCTGGATGGCGTTGCGCTTCGGCCAGCGCGAGGTTGCGCTGCTGTGCCTGCTGGTCCAGGCCGGCCTGCTGCTCGGCTGGGGCACGCAGCACCAGTCGTTCCAGCAGCAGATGACCGATCAGTTGCTGCTGCTGACCGGTGCGGCGATGGGCCAGATCGTGACCGTGCTGGTCGCCGCGCTGCGCGCCCGCAACCAGCAACTGGAAAACCTGCTGGCCAGTACCGAGGCGCAGAAACGGGACCAGGGCGCCATCCTGTCGCGGGCACTGATGCTGATGCCGTCCGGTGTGGCGATCATCCGCGCGTCCGACGGCCATATCGTCGACTGCAATCCGCGCATGTGCGAGATGTTCGGCGTGGAAAGACAGGCAATGCTGGGCCGCAGTTCGATTGAATTGTGGCTGTGGGACAATCCGGCCGACCGCGACACGCTGGTCACCACCCTCGATCAGCCGCTGGCGCAGGAATTCTGGATGCGGCACAGCGACGGCAGCCGCTGGCGGGCGCTGGTCTGTGCGTCCTGGCTCGATCTCGGCGGCGAGGCGCACTATCTGGCGATGATCAGCGACATCGACCGGCTGGTGCACGCCGAGGCCACGGCGCTGCACAGCGAACGCCGCATCGAGTCCGCGCTCAGCGCTGCCGGCATCGGCTACGTCGATCTGGACTTTGCCCGCAACCGCGCCAGCGGCAACGAGGCCATGGCCCGCTTTTTCGACTATCCGGTCGCCGGCGAGCACGACATTTCACCGATCCGGACTGACTGGATCGACCGCATCCATCCGGAAGACCGGCAGAAGATCGCCGATGCCTTCTGCGCCATGCAGGCGTTCAGGGATATTCCGCGCCGCAGCGAATTCCGCATCCGCGACGGCGACAACTGGCGCTGGATGGTCTCGACCATGGAACCGATCGAATCGACCCGGGACGGGCGCGTCCTGCGCTGGGTCGGCACCTATGTCGACGTCAGTGCCCAGCATCAGGCGGTCGAGCAGCTGCAACTGGCCGCCCATGTACTGTCGCACAGCTCGGACGCCATGGTGATCTGCGACACCCGGGGCAACATCCTGCAGGTCAACCACGCGTTCGAACGCCTGACCGGCATGTCCCGCACCCAGGCCATCGGCGCGTCGCTGGCCCGCCTCAGCGGCCCGGAATGCCACTGCGAAACGCCGCCGGACAATCAGGCCTGGGAAGGCGAACGGCCCTTCCTGACCGCCAGCGGGCAGTTGCTCGCCTGCTGGCAGCGTCAGACACCGGTCACCGATGCCCTGGGCGAAACCCGCCATCTGTTCATCACGCTGACCGACCTGACCGAACGGCGCCGTGCCGAGGCCCGTATCCGCTTCCTCGCCGAGCACGATCCGCTGACCGGCCTGATCAACCGGGCCGCATTCAGTGAGAGGCTGGAGCAGGCACTGCTGCAGTCGCAGCGCGACGGCAGCAGCAATGCGCTGATGTTCATCGATCTGGACAATTTCAAGCAGGTCAACGACAGCCTCGGCCATGCCGCCGGCGACCTCCTGCTGCGCGAGGTGGCCCAGCGCCTGCGCGGCGTGGTCCGCGCCAGCGATGTGATCGGCCGGCTGGGCGGTGACGAGTTCGTCGTGCTGCTGAGCCGGATTCCCGACCCGGGCGATGCCGCCCAGGTCGCGGAAAAGATCCTGGCCACGCTGAACGAACCGTTCAGCCTGGCTGGCGACGAGGTCCAGTCGCCGGCATCGATCGGGGTGGCGCTGAGCCCGCAGGACGGCAGCGACAGCGATCTGCTGATGCGCCACGCCGATGCCGCCATGTATTTCGTCAAGACCCACGGCCGGCATGGCTGGCGCTTCTTCGCCCCGACCATGCAGGCCGAAGTGATCGAACGGCGCGAACGCGAGCAGGCGCTGCGCCGTGCGATCGAGACTTTCGACTTCGAGCTGTGGTACCAGACCGAACACGATATCCGGACCGGTTCGGTCATCGCCATCGAGGCCTTGCTGCGCTGGCGTGACGAGGCCGGCCTGTTGCGACCGGCGGCGGATTTCATCGCACTCGCCGACGATATCCGCCTGTCCACCGAACTGACCAGCTGGACCCTGAACGCCGCCTGTGGACAGGCCCGCCACTGGCGCGACAACGGCCTGATCCAGTGCCCGGTCGCAGTCAACCTGAGCCCGCGCCAGTTTGCCGATCCGGCACTGACCGAGCATATCGCCAAGGCACTGTCCGACAACCGGCTGGATGCGGCCTGGCTGGAGATCGAAGTGCCGGAGGCCTCGCTGGTGCAGGATATCGTCCATACCCGCCGTCAGTTCGCGGCACTGTCCGCCCTCGGCGTGCGCGTGGTGGTCGATCATTTCGGGGCCTCCGCCTTCGACCTGCTGCTGCTGTGCCAGCCGCCGCTGGTCAGGCTCAAATTCGACCGCGCCCGCCTGCAGCACCTGCTTGCCGACGGACGCGCGGTACCGGCGCTGGCGGCCTTCCTGTGCGCGCTGGGGCTGCCGCTGACCGCCAAGGGCGTCGAGCACCTGGACGAACTGCCGATGCTGGCCCGGCTCGGCCTGCGGCATGTGCAGGGCATTGCGGTCGGCGAACCGCTGTCGGCCAGCGCCATGACCGCGCGGCTGACGGCATCGAATGACGCCCATGCTAAAATGACCGCCATCTCGCCCCCCGCGTCCTGA
- a CDS encoding energy transducer TonB, translated as MHPDLTYDSSPRHAPLWLAVGVSFAVHVAIVIGIRWQPALPLPADPVPLEVVLSAGAAHDKPVRATVAAPPAPATVRPDSTPQRRHDAPKAKADRPVREPAPRTRPETADIPASEPAPRPSRHVPAHQATPRTGTPSFTTGDLLADARALARADSDTAAPPAAGAASRRAVISATTRDAVFASYAEDWRRKMERVGNLNYPQDARDKGVYGRLKLRVDIRADGSLIDVRIQRGSGHPELDDAAIRIVRLAAPFAPFPPALARDYDQLAIIRSWNFTRDNQFAAGN; from the coding sequence GTGCACCCGGATCTCACCTACGACTCATCGCCCCGACACGCGCCGCTCTGGCTGGCGGTGGGGGTGTCGTTTGCCGTGCATGTGGCCATTGTCATCGGCATCCGCTGGCAGCCGGCACTGCCGCTGCCGGCCGACCCGGTGCCGCTCGAAGTCGTGCTGAGCGCCGGCGCAGCGCACGACAAGCCGGTTCGCGCCACCGTCGCCGCGCCGCCGGCGCCGGCAACGGTCAGGCCGGACAGCACGCCACAGCGGCGCCATGACGCACCGAAAGCCAAAGCCGACCGCCCGGTCCGCGAACCAGCCCCCCGCACCAGACCCGAGACCGCCGACATCCCTGCCAGCGAGCCGGCACCCCGTCCATCGCGTCACGTTCCGGCACACCAGGCAACACCGCGAACCGGCACCCCCTCGTTCACTACCGGCGACCTGCTGGCCGACGCCAGGGCACTGGCGCGGGCAGACAGTGACACGGCGGCACCACCGGCGGCCGGTGCCGCCTCCCGCCGCGCCGTCATCAGCGCCACGACCCGCGATGCGGTCTTCGCCAGCTATGCCGAGGACTGGCGGCGGAAGATGGAACGCGTCGGCAATCTGAACTACCCGCAGGATGCCCGTGACAAGGGGGTCTACGGCCGTCTGAAGCTGCGGGTCGACATTCGCGCCGACGGGTCGCTGATCGATGTCCGCATCCAGCGCGGCTCCGGCCATCCGGAGCTGGACGACGCGGCGATCCGCATCGTCCGGCTGGCGGCACCGTTTGCCCCGTTCCCGCCGGCACTGGCCCGCGACTACGACCAGCTGGCCATCATCCGCAGCTGGAACTTCACCCGCGACAACCAGTTCGCAGCCGGAAACTGA
- a CDS encoding acyl-CoA thioesterase, whose amino-acid sequence MHQTDIKVRGYHLDLYGHVNNARYLEFLEEARWAYFDVHTDLYGFMQTGLAFVVVNINISYRRPALMNEILTVDTSVRDVGNRSAVIRQVIRLQGSDTVVAEADVTFVLFDSKQNRAVTIEGEIRALMDRLAAED is encoded by the coding sequence ATGCATCAGACCGACATAAAGGTTCGTGGTTATCATCTCGACCTGTACGGTCACGTCAACAACGCCCGCTACCTGGAATTTCTCGAGGAAGCGCGCTGGGCCTACTTCGATGTGCACACCGATCTGTACGGCTTCATGCAGACCGGTCTGGCCTTCGTCGTCGTCAATATCAACATCAGCTACCGTCGCCCGGCACTGATGAACGAGATCCTGACCGTCGACACCTCGGTCAGGGACGTCGGCAACCGCTCGGCCGTCATCCGCCAGGTGATCCGTCTGCAGGGCAGCGACACGGTGGTGGCCGAAGCCGACGTGACCTTTGTCCTGTTCGACAGCAAACAGAATCGTGCCGTCACCATTGAGGGCGAGATCCGCGCCCTGATGGACCGGCTCGCCGCCGAGGACTGA